A single genomic interval of bacterium harbors:
- a CDS encoding transglutaminase-like domain-containing protein encodes MRGIFTALILCRAALAATTWTAMYMDETKVGYSYTTREVIAGGDDAGGTYIEDYSTMQLSRAGMPMLTSARHRETYDAAGRMTAATCYTISGTDVLIVNAALAGDVLEVERIQGLSVGKRYLEGGLVGTLGFSLVMDDLGPGESLDFSLYSSDYSEVIRVTYTRGVPGEVTFGGETFPGRVDEVNFAGMPRESYYDAAGEWLGTLLPGGTSVRPAADEADAKAGLTWVDPAATTALFPEGDIPNPRGTERLVLLIEGTSPPPADPFQRVETAGDGAWRVTVRNRPFPTYPPPEPFPEPEYHRALEELAEALTVEGDPYNTYLNIVGWVGEYLRESPVTLELTPAETLVQRRGDCTEHAALVSDLCRRAGIPAITVIGLVSGVGGKLYYHAWNEAYVDGLWRASDAFLDEEVADAARLVLLRDPTGVERTTVLGRVTGVVVEEVEP; translated from the coding sequence ATGCGCGGAATCTTCACAGCCCTGATCCTCTGCCGGGCGGCTCTCGCCGCGACCACCTGGACCGCGATGTACATGGACGAGACCAAGGTGGGTTACTCCTACACCACTAGGGAGGTGATAGCCGGGGGGGACGACGCCGGTGGAACCTATATCGAGGACTACTCGACGATGCAGCTGTCGCGCGCCGGCATGCCGATGCTCACCAGCGCCCGCCACCGGGAGACCTACGACGCGGCCGGGCGGATGACGGCGGCCACCTGCTACACCATCTCCGGGACGGATGTCCTGATAGTAAACGCCGCCCTCGCCGGGGACGTGCTCGAGGTGGAGCGCATCCAAGGCCTGAGCGTGGGCAAGCGCTACCTGGAGGGGGGACTGGTCGGTACACTGGGGTTCTCCCTCGTCATGGACGACCTGGGACCGGGGGAAAGCCTGGACTTCTCCCTCTACTCCAGCGACTACTCCGAGGTCATCCGGGTGACTTACACCAGGGGTGTGCCCGGTGAGGTCACCTTCGGCGGCGAGACCTTCCCCGGCCGGGTAGACGAGGTGAACTTCGCCGGAATGCCGCGCGAGAGCTATTACGACGCCGCGGGCGAGTGGCTGGGCACCCTTCTGCCCGGCGGGACGTCGGTCCGGCCCGCCGCGGACGAGGCCGACGCCAAGGCGGGACTGACCTGGGTGGACCCGGCCGCCACCACGGCCCTCTTCCCCGAAGGGGACATCCCGAACCCACGGGGGACCGAGCGGCTGGTTCTTTTAATCGAGGGGACCTCACCTCCGCCGGCCGATCCCTTCCAGCGGGTGGAGACCGCCGGGGACGGCGCCTGGCGGGTCACCGTGCGCAACCGCCCCTTCCCGACTTACCCCCCGCCGGAACCCTTCCCCGAGCCCGAGTACCACCGCGCCCTGGAGGAGCTGGCGGAGGCGCTCACCGTGGAGGGCGACCCGTACAACACCTACCTGAACATCGTCGGCTGGGTGGGCGAGTACCTGCGCGAGAGCCCGGTGACCCTGGAGCTCACCCCGGCGGAGACCCTCGTCCAGCGGCGTGGAGATTGCACCGAGCACGCCGCCCTGGTGAGCGACCTCTGCCGTCGGGCCGGCATCCCGGCGATAACCGTCATCGGCCTCGTCTCGGGCGTGGGGGGGAAGCTCTACTACCACGCCTGGAACGAGGCGTACGTGGACGGCCTGTGGCGCGCGAGCGACGCCTTCCTGGACGAGGAGGTCGCCGA